In the Fibrobacter sp. UWB4 genome, one interval contains:
- a CDS encoding T9SS type A sorting domain-containing protein, which yields MKFKSPKLFTAASLLAFCGIASAYTITGTVSDDQGKALKDVDVSLLKEGKTAKTDDKGKFTIHEDENIGIHPAYKNSVGYISINNGILSYSQSSTSPVQVKIYNSLGNQVFKKTLHGSGTYDLSKGLEARGTYFAQVSVGNAKQNIKFTTDGNYSQTLGAQASNSALMKDAAEGEAIRFVLDGYDTLSIALNTLDTTLDVKLAKTIPPEPTFSFGYALKNDPRKSKGCGTTSTLKSSKKVENGEQFQINVGGKNRTFFITLPKNYDNTKAHKLLIANHCMGSKAEDFVHHSPDYDHPTPYYGQQKLDTEGNYIFIAPQGNDNGTWNGKEDHQFVDEMITTMFDNYCIDTTRVFATGFSFGAMFTNSLAQDMQERLRAVAVYATADYNIWLPAASANPGRYDAKDLPIAWMAVHGKNDGMCNYDRAKNSALPRILKRNGKADANGKFTDASAEKPKENNGNTGHVCYDFTTVDERFPVKWCSWPGGHQWTAHDNGSMSVGAGWQETWVPEEVHKFFEQF from the coding sequence ATGAAATTCAAATCACCTAAGCTTTTCACGGCAGCAAGTCTTTTGGCGTTCTGCGGAATCGCGTCGGCATACACAATTACAGGAACCGTTTCTGACGATCAGGGCAAGGCCCTCAAGGACGTTGATGTAAGCTTGCTCAAGGAAGGCAAGACTGCAAAGACCGATGACAAGGGCAAATTCACCATCCATGAAGACGAAAACATAGGCATCCACCCGGCATACAAGAACTCTGTTGGCTACATCAGCATCAACAACGGCATACTCTCCTACTCCCAGAGCAGCACATCGCCTGTCCAGGTAAAGATTTACAACTCGCTCGGCAACCAGGTTTTCAAGAAGACCTTGCATGGATCCGGCACTTACGACTTGAGCAAAGGTCTCGAAGCCCGCGGCACGTACTTTGCACAGGTCTCCGTCGGTAACGCCAAGCAAAACATCAAGTTCACAACCGATGGCAACTACAGCCAGACGCTCGGCGCCCAGGCAAGCAACAGCGCACTCATGAAGGACGCCGCCGAAGGCGAAGCCATCCGTTTTGTCCTCGATGGCTACGACACACTCTCCATCGCCCTCAATACGCTTGACACGACACTCGATGTAAAACTCGCAAAGACCATCCCTCCTGAACCGACGTTCTCCTTTGGCTACGCCTTGAAAAATGATCCTCGCAAGAGTAAAGGTTGCGGCACAACTTCTACCTTGAAGTCCAGCAAAAAAGTCGAAAATGGCGAGCAATTCCAAATCAATGTCGGCGGCAAGAACCGCACATTCTTCATCACCTTGCCGAAGAACTACGACAATACCAAGGCCCACAAGCTCCTCATCGCAAACCACTGCATGGGTTCTAAAGCCGAAGACTTCGTACACCACAGTCCGGACTATGACCATCCGACTCCGTACTATGGCCAGCAGAAACTGGATACCGAGGGCAACTACATCTTCATTGCTCCGCAGGGTAACGACAACGGTACATGGAACGGCAAGGAAGACCACCAGTTCGTTGACGAAATGATCACGACGATGTTCGACAACTACTGCATCGACACGACCCGCGTGTTTGCAACAGGCTTCAGCTTTGGCGCCATGTTCACGAACTCTCTCGCCCAGGACATGCAGGAAAGACTCCGCGCTGTAGCCGTCTACGCCACTGCCGACTATAACATTTGGCTGCCCGCAGCATCTGCAAATCCAGGCCGCTATGATGCAAAGGATCTGCCGATCGCCTGGATGGCCGTACACGGCAAGAACGACGGTATGTGCAACTACGACCGCGCCAAGAACAGCGCCCTTCCGCGAATCCTCAAGCGTAACGGCAAGGCCGACGCCAACGGAAAGTTCACCGATGCAAGTGCCGAAAAGCCCAAGGAAAACAACGGCAATACCGGACACGTCTGCTACGACTTCACGACCGTCGACGAACGCTTCCCGGTCAAGTGGTGCAGCTGGCCGGGTGGACACCAGTGGACCGCACACGACAACGGCAGCATGAGTGTCGGTGCCGGCTGGCAGGAAACCTGGGTCCCCGAAGAAGTTCACAAGTTCTTCGAACAGTTCTAA
- a CDS encoding T9SS type A sorting domain-containing protein: MKAKRLSFVTAACVAALCSTSFAYTISGKVSDDQGKAIKDVDVSLLKEGKTAKTDDEGKFTIHEDENVGIHPAYKNSVGYISINNGILSYSQSSTSPVQVKIYNSLGNQVFKKTLHGSGTYDLSKGLEARGTYFAQVSVGNAKQNIKFTTDGSYSQTLGAQASNSALMKDAAEGEAIRFVLDGYDTLSIALNTLDTILNVKLTKTVPPEPTFKFGYALGNKPTPSKGCGTTSKLQKTKSVENGDRFEMRVGSDNREYFITLPKNYDNKKPYKLLFAMHCMGSNAEDFVHHNADQDHPSPYYGQQKLDTEGNYIFVSPRGDTDGMPWSVSSDKDHKFINQLLTTLEENYCIDTSRVFMTGFSFGAMVTNSMAQDMQDRLRAVAVYATADYNIYLPQNKGLPIAWMAVHGKNDGTCQYNRARDSALKRILKNNGKADADGNFTDASAEKPKEVGGSGHLCYDFTTVDERFPVKFCSWNGQHQWTAYDNGNWQNTWVPQEVHKFFEQF; the protein is encoded by the coding sequence ATGAAAGCAAAACGTCTTTCGTTTGTTACCGCAGCATGCGTTGCGGCATTATGTTCCACATCATTCGCCTACACGATTAGCGGAAAAGTCTCCGACGACCAGGGCAAGGCAATCAAGGACGTCGATGTAAGCTTGCTCAAGGAAGGCAAGACCGCAAAGACCGATGACGAAGGTAAGTTCACCATCCACGAAGACGAAAACGTGGGCATCCACCCGGCATACAAGAACTCCGTCGGCTACATCAGCATCAACAACGGTATCCTCTCCTACTCCCAGAGCAGCACATCGCCTGTCCAGGTAAAGATTTACAACTCGCTCGGCAACCAGGTTTTCAAGAAGACCTTGCATGGATCCGGCACTTACGACTTGAGCAAAGGTCTCGAAGCCCGCGGCACGTACTTTGCACAGGTCTCCGTCGGTAACGCCAAGCAAAACATCAAGTTCACAACCGATGGCAGCTACAGCCAGACGCTCGGCGCCCAGGCAAGCAACAGCGCACTCATGAAAGACGCCGCAGAAGGCGAAGCCATCCGCTTTGTCCTCGATGGCTACGACACGCTCTCCATCGCCCTCAATACGCTTGACACGATCCTCAACGTGAAGCTTACGAAGACGGTTCCTCCCGAACCGACATTCAAATTCGGCTATGCCCTCGGCAACAAGCCGACCCCGAGTAAGGGCTGCGGCACGACGTCAAAGCTGCAGAAGACCAAGAGCGTCGAAAACGGCGACCGCTTCGAAATGAGAGTCGGTAGCGACAACCGCGAATACTTCATCACGCTACCGAAGAACTACGACAACAAGAAACCTTACAAGTTGCTCTTCGCCATGCACTGCATGGGCTCTAACGCCGAAGACTTCGTCCACCACAATGCGGACCAGGACCATCCGAGTCCGTACTACGGCCAGCAGAAACTCGACACCGAAGGCAACTATATCTTCGTTTCTCCGCGTGGCGATACCGACGGTATGCCGTGGAGCGTATCTAGCGACAAGGACCACAAGTTCATCAACCAGTTGCTTACGACTCTCGAAGAAAACTACTGCATTGACACCAGCCGCGTGTTCATGACGGGCTTCAGCTTCGGCGCCATGGTCACGAACTCCATGGCCCAGGATATGCAAGACCGCCTGCGCGCAGTCGCTGTCTATGCAACCGCCGACTACAACATCTACTTGCCGCAGAACAAGGGCTTGCCCATCGCCTGGATGGCAGTGCACGGCAAGAATGACGGCACCTGCCAGTACAACCGCGCACGTGACAGTGCACTGAAGCGCATCCTCAAGAACAACGGCAAGGCCGATGCAGATGGCAACTTCACCGACGCCAGCGCAGAAAAGCCGAAGGAAGTCGGTGGCAGCGGACACCTCTGCTATGATTTCACTACCGTCGACGAACGCTTCCCGGTCAAATTCTGCAGCTGGAACGGTCAGCACCAGTGGACCGCCTACGACAACGGCAACTGGCAGAACACCTGGGTACCTCAGGAAGTTCACAAGTTCTTCGAACAGTTCTAA